Proteins encoded together in one Aeromonas encheleia window:
- the ftsW gene encoding cell division protein FtsW, giving the protein MNALRTIAALLQRWLLPARPAGLYDRQLVVLALALMSVGLVIVASASIPEGIAINNDPFMFVKRHGLFLVMALGISWFVLQVPMARWQQYNSPMLLLAILMLVLVLLVGRSVNGSIRWLPLGPFNLQPAEFGKLALFVYLAGYLVRRQNEVRERFIGFMKPMAVLFVVAILLLAQPDLGSVVVMFVTSLGMLFLAGARLVQFIGLILVGVSAVVTLIIAEPYRMRRVTSFLDPWADPFGSGYQLTQSLMAFGRGSWFGEGLGNSIQKMEYLPEAHTDFVFAILGEELGYVGVLGALLLIFALAYKALRLGHQALVAEKLYEGYLAIGIGIWFSFQTFVNVGAASGMMPTKGLTLPLVSYGGSSLIIMMVAVSMLIRIDFELRQASAQARVREVS; this is encoded by the coding sequence ATGAATGCCCTGCGCACCATCGCAGCTCTGCTGCAACGCTGGTTGTTACCGGCGCGCCCCGCCGGTCTCTACGATCGGCAGCTGGTGGTGCTGGCGCTGGCGCTGATGTCGGTGGGCCTGGTGATAGTGGCGTCGGCCTCCATTCCGGAGGGGATCGCCATCAACAACGACCCCTTCATGTTCGTGAAGCGTCACGGCCTGTTCCTGGTGATGGCGCTCGGCATCTCCTGGTTCGTGCTGCAGGTGCCGATGGCGCGCTGGCAGCAATACAACAGCCCTATGCTGTTGCTTGCCATCCTGATGTTGGTGCTGGTGCTGCTGGTGGGCCGCAGCGTCAACGGTTCTATCCGCTGGCTGCCGCTCGGCCCCTTCAACCTGCAGCCTGCGGAATTTGGCAAGCTGGCGCTGTTTGTCTACTTGGCGGGCTATCTGGTGCGCCGCCAGAACGAGGTGCGTGAGCGCTTCATCGGCTTCATGAAGCCCATGGCGGTGCTGTTCGTGGTGGCCATCTTGCTGCTGGCCCAGCCGGATCTGGGCTCGGTGGTGGTGATGTTCGTGACCTCCCTTGGCATGTTGTTCCTGGCAGGGGCGCGGCTAGTGCAGTTCATCGGCCTCATCCTGGTCGGGGTGAGCGCCGTGGTGACCCTGATCATCGCCGAGCCCTACCGGATGCGGCGAGTGACCTCCTTCCTCGACCCTTGGGCCGACCCGTTCGGCAGCGGTTATCAGCTGACCCAGTCGCTGATGGCATTCGGTCGTGGCAGCTGGTTTGGCGAGGGGCTAGGCAACTCCATCCAGAAGATGGAATACCTGCCGGAGGCGCACACCGACTTCGTGTTCGCCATCCTGGGGGAGGAGCTGGGGTATGTGGGCGTGCTGGGCGCGCTTCTCCTCATCTTTGCACTTGCGTACAAGGCATTGCGACTCGGCCATCAGGCGCTGGTGGCCGAGAAGTTGTATGAGGGCTATCTGGCCATCGGCATCGGCATCTGGTTCAGCTTCCAGACCTTCGTCAACGTCGGCGCGGCCAGCGGCATGATGCCGACCAAGGGCCTGACCCTGCCCCTGGTCAGTTACGGTGGTTCCAGTCTCATCATCATGATGGTGGCGGTGAGCATGTTGATTCGTATCGATTTCGAGTTGCGCCAGGCCAGTGCCCAGGCGCGCGTGCGGGAGGTTTCGTGA